From a single Streptomyces liliifuscus genomic region:
- a CDS encoding ABC transporter permease, whose amino-acid sequence MTTTRSTEVPTKAAVPPATSTGPRVQSAVIKYGFIFVTVTLFTYFALSEPSFRDSATLLDTLRYVSVAAILGLGVTLTMAVGGMDMSVGAVAGLGVTVAAKTMVTYNQVGVVAILAVIAAGALAGLLNALLIVVLKIPDMLATLGTMFVIQGTKLILVDGQSITPGMTQSDGSTAPGKFTEGFLRIDRGTVLGVPVSVLIFGALTVVAWVFLARTRWGRVLYAIGANPEASRLAGIRVGAYRALAYVLSGVLASIGGLILASRIGQGDVSAGTSQLLEAVAVALVGTSVLGRGRPNVWGTALGAVLIGIITTGLTIKGLPYYTQDVVEGAVLILALVFSFTLSKRRTA is encoded by the coding sequence ATGACCACCACCCGGAGCACCGAGGTGCCGACCAAGGCGGCGGTCCCACCCGCGACCTCCACCGGCCCGCGCGTCCAGAGCGCCGTCATCAAGTACGGCTTCATCTTCGTCACCGTCACGCTCTTCACGTACTTCGCGCTGAGCGAGCCGTCCTTCCGCGACTCGGCGACCCTCCTCGACACCCTTCGGTACGTGTCGGTCGCCGCGATCCTCGGCCTCGGTGTCACCCTCACCATGGCCGTCGGCGGAATGGACATGTCCGTCGGCGCGGTGGCCGGGCTCGGCGTGACGGTCGCCGCCAAGACGATGGTCACGTACAACCAGGTCGGCGTGGTCGCGATCCTCGCCGTCATCGCGGCGGGCGCTCTCGCGGGCCTTCTCAACGCCCTGCTGATCGTCGTCCTGAAGATCCCCGACATGCTGGCCACGCTCGGCACCATGTTCGTCATCCAGGGCACCAAACTCATCCTGGTCGACGGCCAGTCCATCACCCCGGGCATGACCCAGTCCGACGGCAGCACCGCGCCCGGCAAGTTCACGGAGGGCTTTCTGCGCATCGACCGCGGCACGGTCCTCGGTGTGCCCGTGTCGGTGCTGATCTTCGGCGCGCTCACCGTCGTCGCCTGGGTGTTCCTCGCCCGCACCCGCTGGGGCCGCGTCCTCTACGCCATCGGCGCCAACCCCGAGGCCTCCAGACTGGCCGGCATCCGCGTCGGCGCGTACCGGGCCCTGGCGTACGTCCTGTCCGGCGTCCTCGCGTCGATCGGCGGGCTGATCCTGGCGTCCCGCATCGGCCAGGGCGACGTCTCGGCCGGTACGTCCCAGCTCCTTGAGGCGGTCGCGGTGGCACTGGTCGGCACCTCCGTCCTCGGCCGCGGCCGCCCGAACGTGTGGGGCACCGCCCTGGGCGCCGTCCTGATCGGCATCATCACCACCGGTCTGACCATCAAGGGCCTGCCCTACTACACCCAGGACGTCGTCGAGGGCGCGGTCCTCATCCTCGCCCTGGTCTTCAGCTTCACCCTGTCCAAGCGCCGCACCGCATAA
- a CDS encoding sugar ABC transporter ATP-binding protein, with protein MAFGGKTVLASVDLDIAAGSVVALLGANGAGKSTLIKILSGVHTDHGGEVRVNGSPAALQSPLAARQLGIQTVHQRIGEGIVPGLTVAENLVFEELAQARGNPFLNGRRLLARAREIQSALDLGWSDAVLRRDVTELGISDRQLLILARALATRPRLLVLDEPTSALSAAEAKRLFALVERMRDDGIAVLYVSHRLGEIDALADRLVVLRDGLLTEDQARPFDWDSALRAMLAQAQEATAARPQRAGDQGEIALSLRGVPLFDGRPPQDLDIRAGEVTGVVGLLGAGKTELARGLFGAEPFPAGALELDGGPYAPRRPADAIRSGVHLVPEDRHADALVPGWSLARNISLPFLKSLAPLSAAGLVNRSKEDALGRATIERLGVVARDEHSTVEELSGGNQQKVVVGRWLAESPRVLILDEPFRGVDIGARRDIGRRARALAAEGAAVLVLSADVDEVLEVADRVLVLTAGEIRLDAYGDDAERDRVIQSISASV; from the coding sequence ATGGCCTTCGGCGGGAAGACGGTGCTCGCCTCCGTCGACCTGGACATCGCCGCGGGCAGTGTCGTCGCGCTGCTCGGTGCGAACGGCGCCGGCAAGTCCACGCTGATCAAGATCCTGTCCGGGGTGCACACTGACCACGGCGGGGAGGTCCGGGTGAACGGCTCGCCCGCCGCGCTCCAGTCGCCCCTCGCCGCCCGCCAGTTGGGCATCCAAACGGTCCACCAGCGCATCGGCGAGGGCATCGTGCCCGGCCTCACCGTCGCCGAGAACCTCGTGTTCGAGGAACTGGCCCAGGCGCGCGGCAACCCCTTCCTGAACGGGCGCCGCCTCCTCGCCAGGGCCCGCGAGATCCAGTCGGCGCTCGACCTCGGCTGGAGCGACGCCGTGCTCAGGCGCGATGTCACCGAACTCGGCATCTCCGACCGGCAGTTGCTGATCCTGGCGCGCGCCCTGGCGACCCGCCCCCGGCTGCTGGTGCTCGACGAACCGACCTCGGCACTCTCCGCCGCCGAGGCCAAGCGCCTGTTCGCGCTCGTCGAGCGGATGCGGGACGACGGCATAGCCGTCCTGTACGTCTCCCACCGGCTCGGCGAGATCGACGCGCTCGCCGACCGGCTGGTCGTCCTGCGGGACGGCCTTCTCACCGAGGACCAGGCCAGGCCCTTCGACTGGGACAGCGCCCTGCGCGCGATGCTCGCCCAGGCTCAGGAGGCCACGGCCGCACGGCCGCAACGGGCAGGAGACCAGGGCGAGATCGCGCTCTCCCTGCGAGGAGTGCCGCTGTTCGACGGCCGTCCCCCGCAGGACCTCGACATCCGGGCGGGCGAAGTCACCGGCGTCGTGGGCCTGTTGGGCGCGGGCAAGACCGAGCTCGCCCGTGGCCTCTTCGGCGCCGAGCCGTTCCCGGCCGGCGCCCTCGAACTGGACGGGGGGCCCTACGCGCCGCGCCGCCCCGCCGACGCCATCCGCAGCGGCGTCCACCTGGTGCCCGAGGACCGGCACGCGGACGCCCTCGTCCCCGGCTGGTCGCTGGCCCGGAACATCTCACTGCCGTTCCTCAAGTCCCTCGCCCCCTTGTCCGCGGCCGGGCTGGTGAACCGCTCCAAGGAGGACGCTCTCGGCCGCGCCACCATCGAACGGCTGGGCGTGGTCGCCCGCGACGAGCACAGCACCGTCGAGGAACTGTCCGGCGGCAACCAGCAGAAGGTCGTCGTCGGCCGCTGGCTCGCCGAGAGCCCCCGCGTCCTCATCCTGGACGAGCCGTTCCGGGGCGTGGACATCGGCGCCCGTCGCGACATCGGCCGCCGGGCCCGCGCCCTGGCCGCCGAAGGTGCCGCGGTCCTCGTCCTGTCCGCCGACGTGGACGAGGTCCTGGAGGTCGCCGACCGGGTCCTCGTCCTCACCGCGGGCGAGATCCGCCTCGACGCGTACGGCGACGACGCGGAGCGCGACCGCGTGATCCAGTCCATCTCGGCGTCCGTCTGA